In one Mus musculus strain C57BL/6J chromosome 19 genomic patch of type FIX, GRCm38.p6 PATCHES MG4249_PATCH genomic region, the following are encoded:
- the Map4k2 gene encoding mitogen-activated protein kinase kinase kinase kinase 2 isoform 1 (isoform 1 is encoded by transcript variant 1): protein MALLRDVSLQDPRDRFELLQRVGAGTYGDVYKARDTVTSELAAVKIVKLDPGDDISSLQQEITILRECRHPNVVAYIGSYLRNDRLWICMEFCGGGSLQEIYHATGPLEERQIAYVCREALKGLHHLHSQGKIHRDIKGANLLLTLQGDVKLADFGVSGELTASVAKRRSFIGTPYWMAPEVAAVERKGGYNELCDVWALGITAIELGELQPPLFHLHPMRALMLMSKSSFQPPKLRDKTRWTQNFHHFLKLALTKNPKKRPTAERLLQHPFTTQHLPPALLTQLLDKASDPHLGTLSPEDSELETHDMFPDTIHSRSHHGPAERTPSEIQFHQVKFGAPRRKETDPLNEPWEEEWTLLGKEELSGSLLQSVQEALEERSLTIRPALELQELDSPDDAIGTIKRAPFLGLPHTESTSGDNAQSCSPGTLSAPPAGPGSPALLPTAWATLKQQEDRERSSCHGLPPTPKVHMGACFSKVFNGCPLQIHAAVTWVHPVTRDQFLVVGAEEGIYTLNLHELHEDTMEKLISQRCSWLYCVNNVLLSLSGKSTHIWAHDLPGLFEQRRLQHQAPLSIPTNRITQRIIPRRFALSTKIPDTKGCLQCRVVRNPYTGSTFLLAALPASLLLLQWYEPLQKFLLLKNFSSPLPSPAGMLEPLVLDGKELPQVCVGAEGPEGPGCRVLFHVLPLEAGLTPDILIPPEGIPGSAQQVIQVDRDTVLVSFERCVRIVNLQGEPTAALAPELTFDFTIETVVCLQDSVLAFWSHGMQGRSLDTNEVTQEITDETRIFRVLGAHRDIILESIPTDNPGAHSNLYILTGHQSSY from the exons ATGGCGCTGTTGCGGGACGTGTCGCTGCAGGATCCGCGGGACCGCTTCGAGCTGCTACAGCGTGTGGGGGCCGGGACCTATGGCGACGTTTACAAG GCCCGTGACACCGTCACGTCCGAACTGGCCGCGGTGAAGATCGTCAAGCTAGACCCAG GGGACGACATCAGCTCTCTTCAGCAGGAAATCACCATCCTTCGTGAATGCCGCCACCCCAATGTCGTGGCCTACATCGGCAGCTACCTCAG gaaTGACCGATTGTGGATCTGTATGGAGTTCTGTGGAGGAGGGTCACTGCAGGAGATTTACCACG CCACTGGGCCCCTGGAAGAACGGCAGATTGCCTATGTTTGCCGGGAGGCACTGAAG GGGCTCCACCACCTGCATTCTCAGGGGAAAATTCACCGAGACATTAAG GGTGCCAACCTTCTGCTCACTCTGCAGGGTGATGTCAAGCTGG CGGACTTTGGGGTGTCAGGCGAGCTGACAGCATCTGTGGCCAAAAGACGTTCTTTCATTGGCACTCCATACTG GATGGCACCAGAGGTTGCCGCTGTGGAACGCAAGGGTGGCTACAATGAGCTGTGTGACGTCTGGGCCCTGGGCATCACTGCCATTGAGTTGGGCGAGCTGCAACCGCCACTGTTCCACCTGCACCCCATGAG GGCCTTGATGCTCATGTCGAAAAGCAGCTTCCAGCCACCCAAGCTAAGAGATAAGACGCGTTG GACCCAGAATTTCCACCACTTCCTCAAGCTGGCCCTAACCAAGAACCCCAAGAAGAGGCCTACAGCAGAGAGGCTTCTGCAG CACCCATTCACGACCCAGCATCTCCCTCCGGCCCTCCTCACCCAGCTCCTCGACAAGGCCAGTGACCCCCACCTGGGAACCCTCTCCCCTGAAGACAGTGAGCTGGAG ACCCATGACATGTTTCCAGATACCATCCATTCCCGCAGCCATCATGGTCCTGCTGAGAGGACCCCCTCCGAGATCCAGT TTCACCAAGTGAAATTCGGTGCTCCTCGCCGGAAGGAGACAGATCCTCTCAATGAACCG TGGGAGGAGGAGTGGACGCTCCTGGGAAAAGAGGAACTGAGTGG GAGCCTGCTGCAGTCAGTCCAGGAGGCCCTGGAGGAAAG GAGCCTGACTATCCGGCCAGCCTTAGAACTCCAG GAGCTGGACTCCCCGGATGATGCCATCGGAACCATCAAACGGGCTCCATTTTTGGGGCTGCCCCACACTGAGTCAACATCTGGTGACAATGCCCAGTCCTGCTCCCCAG GTACCCTGTCAGCACCTCCAGCTGGCCCTGGCAGCCCCGCATTGCTGCCTACCGCCTGGGCTACTCTGAAGCAACAGGAGGATCGTGAG CGATCATCCTGCCATGggcttcctcccacccccaaggTGCAC ATGGGTGCCTGCTTCTCCAAGGTCTTCAATGGCTGCCCCCTGCAGATCCATGCTGCTGTCACTTGGGTTCACCCTGTGACTCGAG ACCAGTTCCTGGTGGTAGGGGCTGAGGAGGGCATCTATACCCTCAACCTGCACGAACTGCACGAGGACACAATGGAGAAG CTCATCTCCCAGCGCTGCTCCTGGCTCTACTGTGTGAACAATGTGTTGCTGTCGCTCTCAG GGAAATCCACACATATCTGGGCGCATGACCTCCCGGGCCTGTTTGAGCAGCGAAGGCTGCAGCACCAGGCACCCCTCTCCATCCCTACCAACCGCATCACTCAGCGCATCATCCCCAG GCGCTTTGCCCTGTCCACCAAGATTCCTGACACCAAAGGCTGCTTGCAGTGCCGTGTGG TTCGAAACCCCTATACCGGCAGTACGTTCCTGCTGGCCGCCCTGCCTGCCAGCCTGCTTCTGCTGCAATGGTATGAGCCACTGCAGAAATTCCTGCTGCTGAAG AACTTTTCCAGTCCCTTGCCCAGCCCAGCGGGGATGCTGGAGCCGCTGGTGCTAGATGGGAAGGAGCTGCCACAGGTGTGTGTGGGCGCCGAGGGACCCGAGGGACCCGGCTGTCGAGTCCTGTTCCATGTCTTGCCCCTGGAAGCTGGCCTGACTCCAGACATCCTCATCCCTCCTG AGGGGATCCCAGGTTCTGCACAGCAGGTGATCCAAGTGGACAGGGACACAGTCCTGGTCAGCTTTGAAC GCTGTGTGAGAATTGTTAACCTGCAGGGGGAACCCACGGCTGCACTTGCCCCTGAACTAACCTTTGACTTCACTATTGAGACTGTGG TGTGTCTGCAGGATAGTGTGCTGGCGTTCTGGAGCCATGGCATGCAGGGCCGAAGCCTCGATACCAACGAG GTGACGCAGGAGATAACAGATGAGACCAGGATCTTCCGAGTACTGGGGGCTCACAG GGACATCATCCTGGAAAGCATCCCAACTGATAACCCCGGGGCACACAGCAACCTCTACATCCTCACGGGTCACCAGAGCagctactga
- the Map4k2 gene encoding mitogen-activated protein kinase kinase kinase kinase 2 isoform 2 (isoform 2 is encoded by transcript variant 2) encodes MEFCGGGSLQEIYHATGPLEERQIAYVCREALKGLHHLHSQGKIHRDIKGANLLLTLQGDVKLADFGVSGELTASVAKRRSFIGTPYWMAPEVAAVERKGGYNELCDVWALGITAIELGELQPPLFHLHPMRALMLMSKSSFQPPKLRDKTRWTQNFHHFLKLALTKNPKKRPTAERLLQHPFTTQHLPPALLTQLLDKASDPHLGTLSPEDSELETHDMFPDTIHSRSHHGPAERTPSEIQFHQVKFGAPRRKETDPLNEPWEEEWTLLGKEELSGSLLQSVQEALEERSLTIRPALELQELDSPDDAIGTIKRAPFLGLPHTESTSGDNAQSCSPGTLSAPPAGPGSPALLPTAWATLKQQEDRERSSCHGLPPTPKVHMGACFSKVFNGCPLQIHAAVTWVHPVTRDQFLVVGAEEGIYTLNLHELHEDTMEKLISQRCSWLYCVNNVLLSLSGKSTHIWAHDLPGLFEQRRLQHQAPLSIPTNRITQRIIPRRFALSTKIPDTKGCLQCRVVRNPYTGSTFLLAALPASLLLLQWYEPLQKFLLLKNFSSPLPSPAGMLEPLVLDGKELPQVCVGAEGPEGPGCRVLFHVLPLEAGLTPDILIPPEGIPGSAQQVIQVDRDTVLVSFERCVRIVNLQGEPTAALAPELTFDFTIETVVCLQDSVLAFWSHGMQGRSLDTNEVTQEITDETRIFRVLGAHRDIILESIPTDNPGAHSNLYILTGHQSSY; translated from the exons ATGGAGTTCTGTGGAGGAGGGTCACTGCAGGAGATTTACCACG CCACTGGGCCCCTGGAAGAACGGCAGATTGCCTATGTTTGCCGGGAGGCACTGAAG GGGCTCCACCACCTGCATTCTCAGGGGAAAATTCACCGAGACATTAAG GGTGCCAACCTTCTGCTCACTCTGCAGGGTGATGTCAAGCTGG CGGACTTTGGGGTGTCAGGCGAGCTGACAGCATCTGTGGCCAAAAGACGTTCTTTCATTGGCACTCCATACTG GATGGCACCAGAGGTTGCCGCTGTGGAACGCAAGGGTGGCTACAATGAGCTGTGTGACGTCTGGGCCCTGGGCATCACTGCCATTGAGTTGGGCGAGCTGCAACCGCCACTGTTCCACCTGCACCCCATGAG GGCCTTGATGCTCATGTCGAAAAGCAGCTTCCAGCCACCCAAGCTAAGAGATAAGACGCGTTG GACCCAGAATTTCCACCACTTCCTCAAGCTGGCCCTAACCAAGAACCCCAAGAAGAGGCCTACAGCAGAGAGGCTTCTGCAG CACCCATTCACGACCCAGCATCTCCCTCCGGCCCTCCTCACCCAGCTCCTCGACAAGGCCAGTGACCCCCACCTGGGAACCCTCTCCCCTGAAGACAGTGAGCTGGAG ACCCATGACATGTTTCCAGATACCATCCATTCCCGCAGCCATCATGGTCCTGCTGAGAGGACCCCCTCCGAGATCCAGT TTCACCAAGTGAAATTCGGTGCTCCTCGCCGGAAGGAGACAGATCCTCTCAATGAACCG TGGGAGGAGGAGTGGACGCTCCTGGGAAAAGAGGAACTGAGTGG GAGCCTGCTGCAGTCAGTCCAGGAGGCCCTGGAGGAAAG GAGCCTGACTATCCGGCCAGCCTTAGAACTCCAG GAGCTGGACTCCCCGGATGATGCCATCGGAACCATCAAACGGGCTCCATTTTTGGGGCTGCCCCACACTGAGTCAACATCTGGTGACAATGCCCAGTCCTGCTCCCCAG GTACCCTGTCAGCACCTCCAGCTGGCCCTGGCAGCCCCGCATTGCTGCCTACCGCCTGGGCTACTCTGAAGCAACAGGAGGATCGTGAG CGATCATCCTGCCATGggcttcctcccacccccaaggTGCAC ATGGGTGCCTGCTTCTCCAAGGTCTTCAATGGCTGCCCCCTGCAGATCCATGCTGCTGTCACTTGGGTTCACCCTGTGACTCGAG ACCAGTTCCTGGTGGTAGGGGCTGAGGAGGGCATCTATACCCTCAACCTGCACGAACTGCACGAGGACACAATGGAGAAG CTCATCTCCCAGCGCTGCTCCTGGCTCTACTGTGTGAACAATGTGTTGCTGTCGCTCTCAG GGAAATCCACACATATCTGGGCGCATGACCTCCCGGGCCTGTTTGAGCAGCGAAGGCTGCAGCACCAGGCACCCCTCTCCATCCCTACCAACCGCATCACTCAGCGCATCATCCCCAG GCGCTTTGCCCTGTCCACCAAGATTCCTGACACCAAAGGCTGCTTGCAGTGCCGTGTGG TTCGAAACCCCTATACCGGCAGTACGTTCCTGCTGGCCGCCCTGCCTGCCAGCCTGCTTCTGCTGCAATGGTATGAGCCACTGCAGAAATTCCTGCTGCTGAAG AACTTTTCCAGTCCCTTGCCCAGCCCAGCGGGGATGCTGGAGCCGCTGGTGCTAGATGGGAAGGAGCTGCCACAGGTGTGTGTGGGCGCCGAGGGACCCGAGGGACCCGGCTGTCGAGTCCTGTTCCATGTCTTGCCCCTGGAAGCTGGCCTGACTCCAGACATCCTCATCCCTCCTG AGGGGATCCCAGGTTCTGCACAGCAGGTGATCCAAGTGGACAGGGACACAGTCCTGGTCAGCTTTGAAC GCTGTGTGAGAATTGTTAACCTGCAGGGGGAACCCACGGCTGCACTTGCCCCTGAACTAACCTTTGACTTCACTATTGAGACTGTGG TGTGTCTGCAGGATAGTGTGCTGGCGTTCTGGAGCCATGGCATGCAGGGCCGAAGCCTCGATACCAACGAG GTGACGCAGGAGATAACAGATGAGACCAGGATCTTCCGAGTACTGGGGGCTCACAG GGACATCATCCTGGAAAGCATCCCAACTGATAACCCCGGGGCACACAGCAACCTCTACATCCTCACGGGTCACCAGAGCagctactga